DNA from Nocardioides seonyuensis:
AGGAAGATGAGGAACGCGATGGTGATGTTGACGGTCGGACCACCCGCCATCACGATCACCTTCTGCCACCACGGCAGGCGGTAGAAGAGCTTGTCGGCGTCGTGCTCCTTGACGTACTCCCACTCCGCCGCACGCGCGTCGGAGATGAGCTGGGTGAACATGCCGGTGTTGGAGCGGCGCACCCGGTGGACCGGCTCGCCGTCCTCGTCGTAGGTGGTCTCCTCCACCAGCTCCTCGGCCCCTGGCGGGAGCATGCCGACGATCTTCACGTAGCCGCCGAGCGGGATCGCCTTGACGCCGTACTCGGTCTCACCGATCTGCCTGCTCCACACCGTGGGCCCGAAGCCGATGAACCACTGCGGGACCTTGGCGCCGAACTTCTTCGCCGGGACCAGGTGGCCGAGCTCGTGGAGACCGATCGAGACCAGGATCGCCAGCACGAACGCCAGCACGCCGAGCGTGTAGAGGAGCGCGGTCATGCCGGAAGGTCCTTGTCGATGAGTCGGGCGGCCTCTGCGCGCGCCCAGGCGTCTGCGGCCAGGACGGTGTCCACGGAGAGGTGCTCAACGGAGCCTACGCCGTGACTGGTCAGCACGTCGGCGATCGTCGCGACGATCCCGGGGAAGTCGAGGCGGCCGTCGTGGAAGGCCTCGACGCACACCTCGTTGGACGCGTTGTAGACCGCAGGGGCCGTCCCCCCGCGCTCTCCTGCCTCGCGGGCGAGGCGCACCGCGGGGAACACCTCGTCGTCGAGGGGCTCGAAGCGCCAGTCGGCTGCCTTCGTCCAGTCGATGGGGGTCTCCGCGTCGGGCACCCGGTCCGGCCACCCCATGCCGAGCGAGATCGGCACCAGCATGGTCGGCAGCCCGAGCTGCGCCACCACGGCACCGTCGACGAACTCGACCATCGAGTGGATCAGCTGCTGGGGGTGGACGACCACGTCGATCCGGTCGAACGGGACGTCGAAGAGCAGGTGGGCCTCGATCACCTCGAGGCCCTTGTTGACGAGCGTCGCGGAGTTGGTGGTGATGACCTTGCCCATGGCGAAGTTGGGATGGGCGAGGGCCTCCTGGGGCGACACCGCCGCGAGCTCACCACTGCTGCGGCCCCGGAACGGCCCACCGGAGGCGGTGAGGACGAGACGTCGTACCTCAGCGGCAGAGCCGGCCCGCAGGCTCTGCGCGATGGCGCTGTGCTCGGAGTCGACGGGGACGATCTGCCCGGGCCGGGCCAGGTCCTTGACCAGGGGACCGCCGATGATGAGGGACTCCTTGTTGGCCAGCGCCAGCGTGGTGCCGGCCTTGAGCGCCGCCAGCGTCGGGCGCAGACCCACCGCCCCGGTGATGCCGTTGAGCACGACGTCGCACCCGAGGCTCGCTGCCTCGATGGAGGCCTCCTCGCCCAGACCGGAGAAGGCCGGGGCGAACTCCGCGACCTGGGAGTCGAAGAGGCCGGGGTTGGAGCCGCCGGCCGTCAGCCCGACCACGCGGA
Protein-coding regions in this window:
- the dxr gene encoding 1-deoxy-D-xylulose-5-phosphate reductoisomerase; protein product: MTARDIVILGSTGSIGTQALDLVRANPDRFRVVGLTAGGSNPGLFDSQVAEFAPAFSGLGEEASIEAASLGCDVVLNGITGAVGLRPTLAALKAGTTLALANKESLIIGGPLVKDLARPGQIVPVDSEHSAIAQSLRAGSAAEVRRLVLTASGGPFRGRSSGELAAVSPQEALAHPNFAMGKVITTNSATLVNKGLEVIEAHLLFDVPFDRIDVVVHPQQLIHSMVEFVDGAVVAQLGLPTMLVPISLGMGWPDRVPDAETPIDWTKAADWRFEPLDDEVFPAVRLAREAGERGGTAPAVYNASNEVCVEAFHDGRLDFPGIVATIADVLTSHGVGSVEHLSVDTVLAADAWARAEAARLIDKDLPA